One Aegilops tauschii subsp. strangulata cultivar AL8/78 chromosome 7, Aet v6.0, whole genome shotgun sequence genomic window carries:
- the LOC123495077 gene encoding uncharacterized protein isoform X5 — MTIASSGYCYTYQASDIEKHIERFSQKSHAVKGSDAKLLKGTVNITHAFFLAFQKTRNMTQYFSGFPEDKDQDHSKHPELEDKSTDATMEGVEVAFRENI; from the exons ATGACCATTGCGTCG AGCGGTTACTGCTACACTTACCAAGCCAGCGATATTGAGAAGCACATTGAGAGATTTTCCCAGAAATCACATGCCGTGAAGGGTTCCGATGCGAAGTTGCTGAAAGGGACCGTAAACATAACGCATGCCTTTTTTCTTGCTTTTCAGAAGACAAGGAACATGACACAGTATTTTTCTGGATTTCCAGAAGACAAGGACCAGGACCACAGCAAACATCCT GAGTTGGAAGACAAAAGTACTGATGCAACCATGGAAGGGGTGGAAG